In Mastomys coucha isolate ucsf_1 unplaced genomic scaffold, UCSF_Mcou_1 pScaffold5, whole genome shotgun sequence, one genomic interval encodes:
- the LOC116077114 gene encoding olfactory receptor 1496, protein MNNKTVITHFLLLGLPIAPEHQHLFYALFLAMYLTTVLGNLLIIVLVQLDSHLHTPMYLFLSNLSFSDLCFSSVTMPKLLQNMQSQDPSIPYGGCLAQTYFFMVFGDMESFLLVAMAYDRYVAICFPLHYISIMSPKLCVGLMLLLWMLTISHAMMHTLLAARLSFCENNVVLNFFCDLFVLLKLACSDTYVNELMIFIMSSLLIIIPFFLIVMSYARIITSILKVPSTQGIYKVFSTCGSHLSVVSLFYGTIIGLYLCPSGNNSTVQETAMAMMYTVVTPMLNPFIYSLRNRDMKRALIRIICSKKISLQW, encoded by the coding sequence ATGAACAACAAAACTGTCATcacccatttcctcctcctgggtCTGCCCATTGCGCCAGAGCACCAGCACCTGTTCTATGCCTTGTTCCTGGCCATGTACCTCACCACTGTCCTGGGAAACCTGCTAATCATTGTCCTTGTTCAACTGGACTCCCATCTTCACACACCCATGTACCTGTTTCTCAGCAACTTgtctttctctgacctctgcttttcctctgtcaCAATGCCCAAATTGCTGCAGAATATGCAGAGCCAGGACCCATCTATCCCATATGGAGGATGCCTGGCACAAACATACTTCTTTATGGTGTTTGGAGATATGGAGAGCTTCCTTCTTGTGGctatggcctatgaccgctatgtggccatctgctttCCTCTGCATTACATCAGCATCATGAGTCCCAAACTCTGTGTTGGTCTAATgctgctattgtggatgctaacaataTCCCATGCCATGATGCACACTCTGCTGGCAGCAAGACTGTCTTTTTGTGAGAATAATGTGGTCCTCAACTTTTTCTGTGACCTATTTGTTCTCCTAAAGCTGGCCTGCTCAGATACTTATGTTAATGAGTTGATGATATTTATCATGAGTTCCCTCCTCATTATTATTCCATTTTTCCTCATTGTCATGTCCTATGCAAGGATCATCACCTCCATTCTTAAGGTTCCATCTACTCAAGGCATCTACAAGGTGTTCTCCACCTGTGGTTCTCATCTGTCTGTAGTATCATTGTTCTATGGGACAATTATTGGTCTCTACTTATGTCCATCAGGTAATAATTCTACTGTACAGGAGACTGCCATGGCTATGATGTACACAGTGGTGACTCCCATGCTGAACCCCTttatctacagcctgaggaataGAGATATGAAGAGAGCCCTAATAAGAATTATCTGCAGTAAGAAAATCTCTCTGCAATGGTAG